A genomic region of Dreissena polymorpha isolate Duluth1 chromosome 4, UMN_Dpol_1.0, whole genome shotgun sequence contains the following coding sequences:
- the LOC127879059 gene encoding protein Wnt-4-like, with translation MRMMRLLPVLLVVLVVEQARASWWYLGVLGTSGSLSRDTRQISDPAAACDNSPYLDATQRELCRKEKRLLDVIGAGASMGIEECKFQFKGRRWNCTTFNNTDVFGNVIKIKSRETAYIYAISSAGVMYSVTRACAQGSLDGCGCDDTVRAQSTEGEFEWGGCSEDLHYGAKFAEDFVDSKEKAKTEAGNEATVEVDAEFSLMNLWNNKAGRLATREEVDLVCKCHGVSGSCSVKVCWKKMRPFRDIGNALKEKFDGASLMKVHRRKLKLRPISPDMKRPTRDDLVYLENSPDFCEPNIKKGSLGTRGRECNKDSYGLDGCNLMCCGRGYYTVVKEFTEDCDCKFFWCCRVECQKCTYKKEIHYCN, from the exons GTATCTTGGAGTTCTGGGAACCTCTGGTAGTCTGTCCCGTGACACGCGACAGATATCCGACCCGGCGGCCGCCTGCGATAACTCGCCCTACCTGGACGCGACACAGAGGGAGCTCTGCCGGAAGGAGAAACGCCTCCTCGACGTAATCGGCGCTGGTGCTTCAATGGGCATCGAGGAGTGCAAGTTTCAGTTCAAGGGACGCCGTTGGAACTGCACGACGTTCAACAACACCGACGTATTTGGCAACGTCATCAAAATAA AGAGTCGAGAGACAGCCTACATTTACGCCATTTCGTCTGCCGGCGTAATGTACAGCGTCACCCGCGCTTGCGCACAGGGATCGCTTGACGGCTGCGGATGCGACGACACGGTTCGCGCTCAGTCTACGGAAGGGGAATTCGAGTGGGGCGGTTGCTCGGAGGACCTCCACTATGGCGCCAAGTTTGCGGAGGATTTTGTGGATTCGAAGGAGAAGGCGAAAACGGAAGCCGGGAATGAGGCGACGGTGGAAGTGGACGCGGAATTCAGCCTCATGAATCTGTGGAACAATAAGGCCGGTCGATTG GCCACACGCGAGGAAGTCGATCTTGTTTGCAAGTGTCACGGCGTGTCCGGTTCCTGCTCGGTGAAGGTCTGCTGGAAGAAGATGCGCCCCTTCCGGGACATAGGAAACGCTCTTAAGGAGAAGTTCGACGGCGCCAGCCTTATGAAGGTCCACCGCCGGAAGCTGAAGCTTCGCCCGATCAGCCCCGACATGAAGCGACCGACTCGCGACGATCTCGTTTATCTCGAAAACTCCCCGGATTTCTGTGAGCCCAACATAAAGAAGGGATCTTTGGGTACACGCGGTCGCGAGTGCAACAAGGACAGCTACGGACTCGACGGCTGTAACTTGATGTGCTGCGGTCGGGGTTACTACACCGTCGTGAAGGAGTTCACTGAAGACTGCGACTGCAAGTTCTTTTGGTGCTGCAGGGTGGAATGTCAGAAGTGCACATACAAGAAGGAGATTCACTACTGCAACTGA